The following are from one region of the Tenacibaculum dicentrarchi genome:
- the rsmI gene encoding 16S rRNA (cytidine(1402)-2'-O)-methyltransferase — protein sequence MSKLYLVPTPIGNLEDITLRALRVLKEVDFILAEDTRTSGKLLKHFEIGTQMHSHHMHNEHKSVDGVLNRLKNGETCALISDAGTPAISDPGFLLTRACVQQNIDVECLPGATAFVPALVNSGLPNDKFVFEGFLPVKKGRQTRLTLLSEENRTMIFYESPHKLLKTLAHFGEYFGQDRQISVSRELTKLFEETKRGTVAEVLSYYTLKPAKGEIVIVVDGKK from the coding sequence ATGAGCAAATTGTATTTAGTACCAACCCCTATTGGAAATTTAGAAGATATAACACTAAGAGCACTTAGAGTTTTAAAAGAAGTTGATTTTATTTTAGCAGAAGACACTCGTACTAGTGGAAAATTGTTAAAACATTTTGAAATTGGAACACAAATGCACAGTCATCATATGCATAACGAACATAAATCTGTTGATGGTGTTTTAAATCGATTAAAAAATGGTGAAACTTGTGCCTTAATTTCTGATGCCGGAACTCCTGCAATTTCTGACCCTGGTTTTTTATTAACCAGAGCCTGTGTGCAACAAAATATTGATGTAGAATGTTTGCCTGGTGCAACTGCTTTTGTACCTGCTTTAGTAAATTCTGGTTTACCAAATGATAAATTTGTTTTCGAAGGATTTTTACCTGTTAAAAAAGGAAGACAAACCCGTTTAACGCTTTTATCCGAAGAGAATAGAACCATGATTTTTTACGAAAGCCCGCATAAATTATTAAAAACATTAGCCCATTTTGGCGAATATTTTGGGCAAGACAGGCAAATATCAGTTTCTAGAGAATTGACAAAATTATTTGAAGAAACCAAGCGAGGAACAGTAGCAGAAGTGTTATCATATTATACTTTAAAACCCGCAAAAGGCGAAATTGTGATTGTTGTTGATGGTAAAAAATAA
- the dxs gene encoding 1-deoxy-D-xylulose-5-phosphate synthase: MPKKLLKNINFPSDIKKLSADKLPLLAKELREFIIDIIATKEGHLGASLGVIELTIALHYLFDTPTDQLVWDVGHQAYGHKILTGRKDVFHTNRQLGGISGFPKRSESNYDTFGVGHSSTSISAALGMAIASKIQGSEKHHIAIIGDASIASGMAFEALNHAGDTNANLLVILNDNAIGIDPSVGALKDYLTRIKSTRSDIEQHNIFEGLNFDYSGPIDGHNFETLLSELNRLKEVKGPKFLHIITTKGKGLRQAEQDQVKYHAPGKFDKISGDVLPKEKSKFTKFQDVFGKTIIELAHQNKKIVGITPAMLSGSSLNDMLAEFPERTFDVGIAEQHAVTLSAGMATQNIIPFCNIYSTFLQRSFDQIIHDVALQNLPVIFCLDRAGLVGQDGATHHGVFDLAYLRLIPNMIIFAPRNEIELRNIMFTAQLGLKNPIAIRYPRGTGQLEKWQLPFEEIQIGKGVCLKQGNKVAILSVGTIANNVFEAINQLKSSNSVAHYDMRFVKPLDKKLLDTIFNSFDILITIEDGTVNGGFGAAILEYASEKNYKGSIDILGIPDNFIDHGTVEELQISLNIDAKSIQEKIEKLLELV; the protein is encoded by the coding sequence ATGCCAAAAAAGCTGTTAAAAAATATTAATTTCCCTTCGGATATAAAGAAATTATCTGCTGATAAACTGCCATTATTAGCAAAAGAATTACGCGAATTTATTATTGATATTATTGCCACAAAAGAAGGTCATTTAGGCGCAAGTTTAGGTGTTATTGAACTGACCATTGCATTGCATTATTTATTCGATACACCAACCGACCAATTAGTTTGGGATGTTGGACATCAAGCCTACGGACATAAAATTTTAACAGGAAGAAAAGATGTTTTTCATACTAACCGACAATTAGGCGGTATTTCAGGTTTTCCTAAACGTAGCGAAAGTAATTACGATACTTTTGGCGTTGGACATTCATCAACTTCTATTTCTGCAGCTTTAGGAATGGCAATTGCTTCTAAAATACAAGGAAGTGAAAAACATCATATTGCTATTATTGGCGATGCTTCTATTGCTAGCGGAATGGCTTTTGAAGCTTTAAATCATGCAGGCGATACTAATGCTAATTTATTGGTGATTTTAAATGATAATGCCATTGGAATTGACCCTTCAGTGGGAGCTTTAAAAGATTATTTAACACGCATAAAATCGACAAGATCGGATATTGAGCAACACAATATTTTCGAGGGCTTAAATTTTGATTATTCAGGTCCTATTGATGGTCATAATTTTGAAACTCTTTTATCAGAATTAAATCGTTTAAAAGAAGTTAAAGGACCTAAATTTTTACACATAATAACCACAAAAGGAAAAGGATTACGACAAGCTGAACAAGACCAAGTAAAATATCATGCTCCAGGTAAATTTGATAAAATTTCAGGTGATGTATTACCTAAAGAGAAAAGTAAGTTTACAAAATTTCAAGATGTTTTTGGAAAAACTATTATTGAACTTGCACATCAAAATAAAAAAATTGTAGGTATTACACCTGCTATGCTTTCAGGTAGTTCTTTAAATGATATGTTAGCCGAATTTCCTGAACGTACTTTTGATGTTGGTATTGCCGAACAACATGCCGTTACTTTATCCGCAGGAATGGCTACTCAAAATATTATTCCGTTTTGTAATATTTATTCGACATTTTTACAACGTTCTTTTGACCAAATAATTCATGATGTTGCTTTGCAAAATTTACCTGTTATTTTTTGTTTAGATAGAGCTGGTTTAGTTGGTCAAGATGGTGCAACGCATCACGGAGTTTTCGATTTAGCCTATTTACGCTTAATTCCAAATATGATAATTTTTGCACCTCGCAACGAAATCGAACTTCGAAATATTATGTTTACGGCACAATTAGGTTTAAAAAATCCTATTGCAATTCGTTATCCAAGAGGTACAGGTCAATTAGAAAAATGGCAACTTCCTTTTGAAGAAATTCAGATAGGAAAAGGTGTTTGTTTAAAGCAAGGAAATAAAGTAGCAATATTATCGGTAGGAACAATAGCAAATAATGTTTTTGAAGCCATAAATCAGCTAAAAAGTAGCAACAGTGTAGCTCATTATGATATGCGATTTGTAAAACCTTTGGATAAAAAATTATTAGATACTATTTTTAATTCTTTTGATATTCTAATCACCATAGAAGACGGAACTGTAAATGGTGGATTTGGTGCTGCTATTTTAGAATATGCATCTGAAAAAAACTACAAAGGAAGTATTGATATTTTAGGTATTCCTGATAATTTTATCGACCACGGAACAGTGGAGGAATTGCAAATTTCATTAAATATTGATGCAAAAAGTATTCAAGAAAAAATTGAAAAATTATTAGAACTTGTTTAA
- the atpG gene encoding ATP synthase F1 subunit gamma yields MANLKEIRNRITSIKSTMQITSAMKMVSAAKLKKAQDAITAMRPYSSKLTELLQSLSATLDSDAGGVYSTQKEVKNVLLVVITSNRGLCGGFNSSIVKRTIKAIDEKYSDVAVDLLTIGKKGDDILSKQHNVIENRNDIFDDLTYDNVAEVAQKIMDLYVAGSYQKIELIYNQFKNAATQIPQLEQFLPIEPTESDETVTLDYVFEPSKEEIVLELIPKSLKTQLYKAIRDSFASEHGARMTAMHKATDNAKELRDELLLTYNKARQAAITNEILEIVGGAEALNN; encoded by the coding sequence ATGGCGAATCTAAAAGAAATACGTAACAGAATTACTTCTATTAAATCAACGATGCAGATTACCTCTGCCATGAAAATGGTATCGGCTGCAAAGTTAAAGAAAGCACAAGATGCAATTACGGCAATGCGCCCTTATTCATCTAAGCTTACTGAATTATTACAAAGCTTAAGTGCTACTTTAGATAGTGATGCTGGTGGAGTATATTCAACACAAAAAGAAGTGAAAAATGTATTACTAGTTGTAATTACTTCAAACAGAGGTTTGTGTGGTGGTTTTAACTCTTCTATTGTTAAAAGAACAATAAAAGCTATTGATGAAAAATACAGTGATGTTGCTGTTGATTTGTTAACGATAGGTAAAAAAGGAGATGATATTTTATCTAAACAGCACAATGTTATTGAAAATAGAAATGATATTTTTGATGATTTAACGTATGATAACGTTGCTGAAGTTGCACAAAAAATAATGGATTTATATGTAGCTGGTTCTTACCAAAAGATAGAGCTTATTTATAATCAATTTAAAAATGCTGCAACCCAAATACCTCAATTAGAGCAATTTTTACCAATTGAACCAACAGAAAGTGATGAAACAGTAACATTAGATTATGTTTTTGAACCTTCTAAAGAAGAGATTGTTTTAGAATTGATTCCTAAATCTTTAAAAACACAATTATACAAAGCAATTCGTGATTCATTTGCATCAGAACACGGAGCTCGTATGACTGCAATGCATAAGGCAACTGATAATGCTAAAGAACTACGTGATGAGTTATTATTAACATATAACAAAGCACGTCAAGCAGCTATTACTAATGAAATTTTAGAAATTGTTGGTGGTGCAGAAGCATTAAATAACTAA